A window of Phyllopteryx taeniolatus isolate TA_2022b chromosome 19, UOR_Ptae_1.2, whole genome shotgun sequence contains these coding sequences:
- the si:ch73-127m5.1 gene encoding neurotrypsin, whose translation MSPSVRWFLCLMGAACLGLLPLPLRAQVVADDTYLNEVQNSVPLSCSEGFTELGYYNGTVSQTDSGAPCLKWTEFPDYVVQYPGRGLGEHSYCRNPDRESNPWCFFRQNSGAIGWAYCDCHQGAARLVGGWSSGSGRVEVYLNGQWGAVCDSHWTDRDASVVCRQVGLSDIGTALRHSQLASGSGLFHFERLGCRGDESSVSACKSRTFVTGDCNHGNEAAVSCAPPEGGGTPLRLVGGEEDFEGRVEVFHAGRWGSVCDDQWDDRDAEVVCRQLGFSGVAKAWSWAHFGQGSGPILLDAVTCTGNELFLDQCAHGHWEQHNCDHMEDAGVSCSPYTDGVVRLVGGDSPWEGRVEVLHNGDWGTVCDDHWTERHAHVVCGQLGYRGHAEVVSDGTFGEGAGLILLDDVHCDGSESSLLDCRHGIWGRTDCSHSEDVAVRCRAKAEDETNDVPVVAPSTGPLLRLAGGVSRKEGRVEVYLHGDWGTICDSGWNDLNAAVVCRQLGHRGRALAAGGFTQAKGPIHLDQVRCTGKEEFLGECPSLGLNILGCRRGQAAGVKCDASAASTHDPTVRVSHQEASCGVRKFHDDSGETKAREGGGNTLRTAWPWQASVWLQSQSRDGGPLCSATLIGSCWALTSATCFARFGMEPSKYVVRLGTSERTLNTERVVVHKKFKGQSGGHDLALLKLPGAQKGHCFTFDPHVNAACLPDDDHSSTPAACVVMVTTRWSTPDSVLASWVPVMSSWQCKKRHGDSFSSHGTVCAGSPPDTSLLHGSSDGCRGNSGGGLLCQSEAGRWVLAGVVAGGYGCADTSSPALYTRVSRLRSWIDEVTWADSQNDRQGEDTNDIGQHAHTKHTHHPQMAV comes from the exons ATGTCTCCGAGCGTCCGCTGGTTCTTGTGCCTGATGGGGGCCGCCTGCCTGGGGCTGCTGCCCTTGCCGCTGCGCGCGCAG gTGGTGGCTGATGACACATACTTAAACGAGGTGCAGAACTCAG TGCCTCTGTCCTGCTCCGAGGGTTTCACCGAGTTGGGTTACTACAACGGCACCGTGTCCCAGACGGACTCGGGCGCCCCCTGCCTCAAGTGGACCGAGTTCCCCGACTACGTGGTGCAGTACCCGGGCCGCGGGTTGGGCGAGCACAGCTACTGCCGGAACCCGGACCGCGAGTCCAACCCTTGGTGCTTCTTTCGGCAGAACTCGGGCGCCATCGGCTGGGCCTACTGCGACTGCCACCAGG GTGCCGCCCGGCTGGTCGGCGGCTGGTCGTCCGGCAGCGGGCGAGTTGAAGTGTACCTGAACGGCCAGTGGGGGGCGGTGTGCGACTCGCACTGGACTGACCGGGATGCCAGCGTTGTCTGCAGGCAGGTGGGCTTAAG CGACATCGGCACGGCGTTGCGGCACTCCCAGCTCGCCTCGGGTTCCGGCCTCTTCCACTTTGAGCGTCTGGGTTGCCGTGGCGACGAGAGCAGCGTGAGCGCATGCAAGAGCAGGACATTTGTCACCGGGGACTGCAACCATGGAAACGAGGCGGCTGTCTCGTGTGCGCCTCCTGAAG GCGGCGGAACCCCGCTTCGACTGGTCGGAGGTGAGGAAGACTTTGAAGGGCGCGTGGAGGTGTTCCACGCCGGGAGGTGGGGCTCCGTGTGTGACGACCAATGGGACGACAGAGACGCGGAAGTGGTATGCAGACAACTGGGCTTCAG cgGTGTGGCCAAGGCGTGGTCGTGGGCTCACTTTGGTCAGGGGTCAGGTCCCATCCTGCTGGACGCCGTCACGTGCACGGGAAACGAATTGTTCCTGGATCAGTGTGCACACGGACACTGGGAGCAGCACAACTGCGACCACATGGAGGACGCGGGAGTCTCCTGCAGCCCTTACACAG ACGGGGTGGTGCGTCTGGTGGGGGGCGACAGTCCCTGGGAGGGCCGAGTGGAGGTGCTCCACAACGGCGACTGGGGGACCGTGTGTGACGACCATTGGACGGAGCGGCACGCCCACGTGGTCTGTGGACAGCTGGGATACAG GGGTCACGCAGAGGTTGTGTCGGACGGGACGTTCGGCGAGGGCGCCGGTCTCATCCTGCTGGACGACGTCCACTGCGACGGCTCTGAGTCGTCCCTGCTGGACTGCCGCCACGGCATCTGGGGCCGCACCGACTGCTCCCACTCGGAGGACGTCGCCGTGCGCTGCAGAGCAAAGGCTGAAGACGAGACCAACGACGTGCCTGTCGTCGCGCCATCCACAG GTCCGCTGCTGCGTCTCGCCGGCGGCGTCAGCAGGAAGGAGGGGCGCGTGGAGGTCTATCTGCACGGCGACTGGGGGACTATCTGTGACTCGGGGTGGAACGACCTCAACGCCGCCGTTGTGTGCAGGCAGCTGGGACACAG GGGCAGAGCGCTGGCCGCTGGGGGCTTCACACAGGCTAAAGGACCAATCCACCTGGACCAAGTTCGGTGCACGGGCAAGGAGGAGTTCCTGGGCGAGTGTCCCTCACTGGGCCTGAACATCCTAGGCTGCAGGCGGGGCCAGGCTGCAGGGGTCAAGTGTGATGCCTCTGCCGCCTCCACACATGACCCGACGGTTCGAGTCAGCCACCAAGAGGCCAGCTGCGGCGTGAGAAAGTTTCACGATGACAGCGGTGAGACTAAGGCCCGAGAGGGAGGAGGGAACACGCTCAG GACCGCATGGCCTTGGCAGGCCTCTGTGTGGCTTCAGTCCCAAAGTCGAGATGGCGGCCCTCTCTGCAGCGCCACTCTGATTGGCTCCTGCTGGGCGCTCACATCTGCCACCTGTTTCGCCAG GTTTGGAATGGAGCCGTCCAAGTACGTGGTGCGGCTAGGGACTTCTGAGCGGACCTTGAACACAGAGCGGGTGGTGGTCCACAAGAAGTTCAAAGGTCAGAGCGGAGGTCACGATCTGGCACTGCTCAAGCTGCCCGGCGCCCAGAAGGGTCACTGTTTCACATTCGACCCTCACGTCAACGCCGCTTGCCTGCCCGACGATGACCACAGCAGCACGCCAGCGGCCTGTGTTGTTATGGTGACGACGCGGTGGAGCACACCAG ACTCTGTCCTGGCGTCGTGGGTTCCCGTCATGTCGTCATGGCAATGCAAGAAGCGTCACGGCGACAGCTTCTCCAGCCACGGCACTGTGTGCGCCGGCAGCCCCCCGGACACCAGCCTGCTCCACGGCAGCAGCGACGGTTGCCGTGGCAACTCCGGAGGCGGCCTGCTGTGTCAGAGCGAGGCGGGCCGGTGGGTGCTGGCGGGGGTGGTCGCCGGGGGCTATGGCTGTGCGGACACCTCTTCGCCGGCGCTTTACACGCGCGTCAGCCGATTACGCAGCTGGATTGACGAAGTCACCTGGGCCGATTCCCAAAATGACCGACAAGGGGAGGACACGAACGACATTGgacaacacgcgcacacaaaacacacacaccacccacAGATGGCGGTTTGA